A DNA window from Luteolibacter luteus contains the following coding sequences:
- a CDS encoding serine hydrolase domain-containing protein: MKIFLRNSPILLGGLLAALSLCPIAGVSAADSQTPASSEVTEAMKPWVDQHKIAGIIGIMADRDGTVRYRNLIGYADVEAKKPISEDNVFWVASMTKMFAGASIMMLSDEGKVSLDDPVTKFIPQLGKWMVTAEKDADHILLKPLERPVTIRHLLSHTSGLTGLSEFQQEVAADGASLQARALSSVTGPLQWQPGEKYQYGNQGMNLAARVVEIVSGMSYEDFLQQRFFDPLGMKETTFWPSEAQIARLAGAYGPNKDKSGYAKGDITFLKKPYNDRVHRFPEAGGGLFSTVHDILRYGTMLANNGELEGKRYLSPAAMDELRKEQTGKTKVNYSLGYHLRNGMFGHDGAYGTDLSVDPKSGLIAIFMVQCTSGDQWTARDRFLEVAREVYAKKAQ, translated from the coding sequence ATGAAAATTTTTCTCCGAAACTCTCCAATCCTCCTCGGGGGGCTGCTTGCAGCCCTATCCCTTTGTCCGATCGCCGGTGTCTCTGCAGCCGATTCCCAGACTCCGGCCAGCTCGGAGGTAACGGAAGCGATGAAGCCATGGGTGGATCAGCACAAGATCGCAGGCATCATCGGCATCATGGCCGACCGGGATGGCACGGTGCGCTACCGGAATTTGATCGGCTACGCGGATGTGGAGGCAAAGAAGCCGATCAGCGAGGACAATGTCTTTTGGGTTGCCTCCATGACGAAGATGTTTGCGGGAGCTTCAATCATGATGCTTTCCGACGAGGGCAAGGTGAGCCTCGATGATCCTGTGACGAAGTTCATCCCGCAGCTTGGCAAGTGGATGGTGACCGCGGAGAAAGACGCGGATCACATTTTACTCAAGCCTCTGGAGCGCCCTGTGACGATCCGTCATTTGCTGAGCCATACGAGTGGCCTCACCGGCCTCTCCGAATTCCAGCAGGAAGTCGCCGCCGATGGCGCATCGCTCCAAGCCCGTGCTCTGAGTTCGGTGACGGGGCCGCTGCAATGGCAACCGGGCGAGAAGTATCAATACGGCAATCAGGGCATGAACCTGGCCGCGCGGGTCGTTGAGATCGTCAGCGGGATGAGCTATGAGGACTTCCTGCAGCAGCGCTTCTTCGATCCACTGGGCATGAAGGAGACCACTTTCTGGCCGAGTGAGGCACAGATCGCACGCTTGGCCGGCGCGTATGGTCCGAACAAGGACAAGAGCGGCTATGCCAAAGGCGATATCACTTTCCTGAAGAAGCCGTATAACGACCGCGTCCATCGCTTCCCGGAAGCAGGTGGCGGCTTGTTCTCCACGGTACATGATATCCTGCGCTACGGCACAATGCTCGCGAACAATGGCGAACTGGAGGGCAAGCGTTACCTCTCGCCCGCGGCCATGGACGAGTTGCGGAAAGAGCAGACCGGAAAGACCAAGGTGAACTACAGCCTTGGCTATCACCTACGGAATGGAATGTTCGGTCACGATGGAGCCTACGGCACCGATCTTTCGGTGGATCCGAAGTCAGGTCTCATCGCTATTTTCATGGTGCAGTGCACCAGCGGGGATCAATGGACCGCGCGGGACCGCTTCCTTGAGGTGGCACGCGAGGTCTACGCGAAGAAGGCGCAGTAG
- a CDS encoding DUF7133 domain-containing protein, producing MRPHTLLAFALGTLPLVAQQGDNKEHENMEPVVPEKEIPPSPVLSVADALKSFKIAPGFVIEPVATEPLVEKPVCLDFDPAGRMWVCEMRGYMPDIDGIGESEPQGRISVLEDSDGDGKVDKQTIFLEKIMLPRAVVVYGDGVLYLDEHGLYWQKRDGLKAVGEPEAVDANFAQGGNVEHKPNGLMPNLDNYLYLAKSDKRIKRMGDKWEIEPTAFRGQWGISRDDYGRLYHNHNSTFLFGESLVPNLLTANPAVKLRYNDNHGLGDNRTWPIRVTPGVNRGYLTKERGYSEQTLDPKTHKLINCTAAAGLTVYRGTNFPKDWYGSGFVTESSVNLLKAIKITEKNGKLSGTHPLGEKEFLASTDERFRPVNVYTAPDGSLYLLDMYHGIIQHKTFQTTYLRNQHLSRGLDKPGNGHGRIYRIRSTSGKLEPKVDIGALQGLDLVKMLMHPNSWHRETAQRVLVERKDPQTIPLLAKLAANGAPVARIHAIWTLQGMGELKAENLVPALKDRDPKVQASALWASTTLQPGELSKLGAGLVSLKPAEKEDAPYLARVLGTVGTADSLGALAKLLKSEPKVRFIKEAAISGLHGHEAEFKPLVESGDEELLAWLDQGENNVGGTTQGPSLEGEELASWNRGKALYAGEAACFSCHGPDGSGVQQLGPPLDGSEWVTGKPETLINIMLHGLTGPITVAGEKYTPSTDMPALGINPMFTDQKLADIATYVRNEWSNKASVVTPSVPATQRAATKDRSGRPWTEEELKKAN from the coding sequence ATGCGTCCGCACACCCTATTGGCTTTTGCCCTTGGTACCCTACCGCTTGTTGCCCAGCAGGGCGACAATAAGGAACACGAGAACATGGAGCCGGTGGTGCCGGAAAAGGAAATCCCGCCCTCTCCTGTCCTATCCGTCGCGGACGCCTTGAAGAGCTTCAAAATCGCCCCGGGCTTTGTGATCGAGCCGGTAGCTACCGAGCCTCTCGTCGAGAAGCCCGTCTGTTTGGACTTCGATCCCGCGGGCCGCATGTGGGTCTGCGAAATGCGCGGCTACATGCCGGACATCGATGGCATCGGCGAAAGCGAACCCCAAGGCCGCATCAGCGTGCTGGAGGATAGCGATGGGGATGGCAAGGTGGACAAGCAGACCATTTTCCTGGAAAAGATCATGCTTCCTCGCGCCGTGGTCGTTTATGGCGATGGCGTCCTCTACCTCGACGAGCATGGCCTCTATTGGCAGAAGCGCGATGGACTCAAAGCGGTGGGAGAGCCGGAAGCAGTGGACGCGAATTTCGCCCAAGGTGGCAACGTCGAGCACAAGCCGAACGGCCTGATGCCGAACTTGGACAACTACCTCTACCTCGCGAAATCCGACAAGCGCATCAAGCGCATGGGCGACAAGTGGGAAATCGAGCCCACCGCCTTCCGCGGCCAGTGGGGAATCTCCCGCGATGATTACGGTCGGCTCTACCACAATCACAATTCCACCTTCCTGTTTGGCGAAAGCCTGGTGCCGAATCTCCTCACTGCCAATCCTGCGGTGAAGCTGAGGTATAACGACAACCACGGCCTCGGCGACAACCGGACCTGGCCCATCCGCGTTACGCCGGGCGTAAATCGTGGCTACCTGACGAAAGAGCGTGGCTACAGCGAACAGACACTGGATCCGAAGACTCACAAGCTGATCAATTGCACTGCCGCCGCCGGCCTGACAGTATATCGCGGCACCAATTTCCCCAAGGATTGGTACGGCTCCGGATTCGTCACCGAATCCTCCGTCAACCTGCTGAAGGCCATCAAGATCACCGAGAAAAATGGCAAGCTAAGCGGCACCCATCCGCTGGGTGAAAAGGAATTCCTCGCCTCCACCGACGAGCGCTTCCGCCCGGTGAATGTCTACACCGCTCCGGATGGCTCCCTCTACCTGTTGGACATGTATCATGGCATCATCCAGCACAAGACCTTCCAGACCACCTACCTGCGGAACCAGCACCTCTCCCGCGGCCTCGACAAGCCGGGCAATGGCCACGGCCGCATCTACCGCATTCGCAGTACTTCAGGCAAATTGGAGCCGAAGGTGGACATCGGCGCACTACAGGGCCTCGACCTGGTGAAGATGCTGATGCACCCGAATTCCTGGCACCGCGAAACCGCGCAACGCGTGCTGGTGGAGCGGAAGGATCCGCAGACCATTCCACTGCTGGCAAAGCTGGCCGCCAACGGCGCTCCTGTCGCACGCATCCATGCCATCTGGACCTTGCAAGGGATGGGCGAGCTGAAAGCGGAGAACCTCGTTCCCGCACTGAAGGACAGGGATCCCAAAGTCCAAGCCTCCGCCCTGTGGGCCAGCACCACGCTGCAACCGGGAGAGCTTTCCAAACTCGGCGCAGGACTGGTCTCGCTGAAGCCTGCTGAGAAGGAAGATGCCCCTTACCTTGCCCGTGTCTTGGGCACGGTGGGCACTGCGGATTCCTTGGGAGCTTTGGCGAAGCTACTGAAGAGCGAGCCGAAGGTGCGCTTTATCAAGGAAGCCGCGATTTCCGGCCTTCACGGACATGAAGCCGAGTTCAAGCCTCTGGTGGAATCGGGCGACGAGGAACTCCTCGCTTGGCTCGACCAAGGCGAAAACAACGTCGGCGGCACGACGCAGGGGCCTTCCCTGGAGGGTGAGGAGCTTGCCTCATGGAACCGGGGCAAGGCTCTTTATGCGGGCGAAGCCGCTTGCTTCAGCTGCCACGGCCCGGACGGCAGCGGCGTCCAGCAACTCGGCCCCCCCCTTGACGGCTCGGAGTGGGTCACCGGCAAGCCCGAAACGCTGATCAACATCATGCTTCACGGCCTCACCGGACCGATCACCGTGGCAGGGGAAAAATACACTCCCTCCACTGACATGCCGGCCTTGGGCATCAATCCCATGTTCACCGACCAGAAGCTCGCGGACATCGCCACCTATGTCCGCAACGAATGGTCAAACAAGGCCAGCGTGGTGACGCCCTCCGTGCCCGCCACGCAGCGCGCGGCCACGAAGGATCGCAGCGGTCGTCCATGGACCGAGGAAGAGCTGAAGAAAGCGAATTGA
- a CDS encoding alpha-amylase family glycosyl hydrolase, whose product MSDMPQLLRDDPWLEPHAEVIKRRLARYRGTLADIEGRAGSLSAYANGHRLTGIHKQPDGHWMVREWLPKAKAVSLVGDFNFWDRGAHPLAPARGGVWQLRLPPGSLAHGQKVKLHITGADGTQRDRIPACIFRAVQDPQSHDFSGQIWEPERPYVWRNSFDPASVKTPFIYEAHVGMSGEEGRVHSYREFANATLPRIAAAGYNVVQLMAVQEHPYYGSFGYHVSSFFAPSSRFGTPEDLKYLVDTAHGLGIAVLLDIVHSHAVKNYAEGINDLDGSGNLYFHGDERGDHPQWDSKVFDYGRPEVRQFLLSNVRHWIEEFRFDGFRFDGVTSMLYWHRGATSFDNYASYFGPEADDDAILYLQLATTLARQLKPGAILVAEDMSGLPGLCRPVNEGGVGFTHRLAMGIPDFWIKLLKHTRDEDWDIGEIWGTLSNRRLGEANIAYAESHDQALVGDKTLAFWLMDQNMYWHMGKDDPHPIIERGIALHKIIRLITFALGGEGWLNFMGNEFGHPEWLDFPREGNAWSYHYCRRQWSLADNPALKYAYLGAFDRAMLETGKAHGVPACPPAELLNLDLANKVLCVKRGDLVFVFNLSTGQSIPNYKFPVPGKGKYRLVLDTDASFFGGQDRVDASIDYHVAKDGTLSIYTPARTAMVFAPAEP is encoded by the coding sequence ATGAGCGATATGCCGCAACTCCTCCGCGATGACCCATGGCTGGAACCCCACGCCGAGGTCATCAAGAGGAGGCTGGCCCGTTATCGGGGCACCTTGGCCGATATCGAGGGTCGAGCCGGGAGCCTCAGCGCCTATGCCAATGGCCACCGCCTCACTGGCATCCACAAGCAACCGGATGGCCACTGGATGGTCCGCGAATGGCTGCCAAAGGCAAAAGCGGTCTCGCTCGTCGGGGATTTCAATTTCTGGGACCGCGGTGCCCATCCCCTCGCCCCGGCTCGCGGGGGCGTCTGGCAGCTCCGCCTCCCCCCGGGCAGCCTTGCTCATGGCCAAAAGGTGAAGCTCCACATCACCGGGGCCGATGGCACGCAGAGGGACCGCATTCCCGCCTGCATATTCAGGGCCGTGCAGGATCCGCAGAGCCATGATTTCTCCGGCCAGATCTGGGAACCGGAGCGGCCCTACGTGTGGCGGAACAGCTTTGATCCCGCCTCGGTCAAGACCCCCTTCATCTATGAGGCCCACGTGGGCATGTCTGGCGAAGAAGGCCGCGTGCACTCTTACCGCGAATTCGCGAATGCCACCCTGCCCCGCATTGCTGCCGCGGGCTACAATGTGGTGCAGCTCATGGCCGTACAGGAGCATCCCTACTATGGCTCCTTCGGCTATCACGTCTCCTCTTTCTTCGCTCCCTCCTCCCGTTTCGGCACGCCGGAAGACCTCAAGTATCTCGTCGATACCGCTCACGGCCTCGGCATCGCGGTGCTGCTGGACATCGTCCACTCGCATGCAGTGAAGAATTACGCGGAAGGGATCAATGACCTCGATGGATCGGGGAATCTCTACTTCCATGGCGATGAGCGGGGCGATCATCCGCAATGGGACTCGAAGGTCTTTGACTACGGTCGGCCGGAGGTCCGCCAGTTCCTGCTTTCAAATGTCCGCCACTGGATCGAGGAGTTCCGCTTCGATGGCTTCCGCTTCGATGGCGTGACCTCCATGCTCTATTGGCATCGCGGAGCCACCTCATTCGACAATTACGCCAGCTACTTCGGCCCGGAGGCCGATGACGATGCGATTCTCTATCTCCAGCTCGCCACCACCTTGGCACGACAGTTGAAACCCGGCGCGATCCTGGTGGCCGAGGACATGTCCGGTCTACCCGGACTCTGCCGGCCCGTGAATGAGGGTGGTGTCGGATTTACCCATCGGCTCGCCATGGGCATCCCCGATTTCTGGATCAAGCTGCTCAAACACACTCGCGATGAGGACTGGGACATCGGTGAGATCTGGGGCACTCTCTCCAACCGTCGCCTTGGCGAGGCGAACATCGCCTATGCGGAAAGCCATGACCAGGCGCTGGTGGGCGACAAGACCCTGGCCTTCTGGCTCATGGACCAGAACATGTACTGGCACATGGGGAAGGATGATCCGCACCCGATCATCGAGCGCGGCATTGCCCTGCACAAGATCATCCGCCTCATCACCTTTGCCCTCGGTGGCGAGGGCTGGCTGAATTTCATGGGCAACGAATTCGGCCACCCCGAATGGCTCGACTTCCCGCGGGAGGGCAATGCCTGGTCCTACCACTACTGCCGCCGCCAATGGTCGCTGGCCGACAATCCCGCGCTAAAATACGCCTACCTCGGAGCCTTCGATCGCGCGATGCTCGAAACCGGCAAGGCACACGGAGTGCCCGCCTGCCCGCCGGCGGAGCTGCTGAATTTGGATCTTGCGAACAAGGTGCTCTGTGTAAAGAGGGGCGACCTCGTCTTCGTCTTCAATCTTTCTACCGGTCAATCGATCCCGAACTACAAGTTTCCCGTGCCCGGAAAAGGAAAGTATCGTCTCGTGCTGGATACCGATGCCTCCTTCTTCGGAGGTCAGGATCGCGTTGATGCCTCGATCGACTATCACGTCGCGAAGGACGGCACTCTCTCCATCTACACTCCCGCACGCACCGCCATGGTCTTCGCTCCGGCGGAGCCGTGA
- a CDS encoding SDR family oxidoreductase — MNTQLSSKIVIIGGTGLIGTKVGKILTARGYQVIAASPSRGINALTGEGLDAALAGARIVIDVSNSPSFENDPVMEFFTTSGKNLAAAEKAAGVQHHIALSVVGTDRLQTNGYFRAKLVQENLIKESGIPYTIIRATQFHEFVDSIAYAATVDGRVRLSPSLFQPIAADDVASAVAEAAVADPLNGIRDIAGPEKLSLSGLVRKHLAETGDTREVIDDPSAGYFGAPIDDQSLTAGPDAWLGSVRFDEWFRQSVATK; from the coding sequence ATGAACACTCAATTGTCCTCCAAAATCGTCATCATCGGTGGCACCGGCCTTATCGGAACCAAGGTCGGCAAAATCCTCACCGCCCGGGGCTACCAAGTCATTGCGGCATCGCCCTCCCGCGGCATCAATGCCCTCACCGGTGAAGGCCTTGATGCCGCCCTCGCGGGAGCACGGATCGTCATCGACGTCTCGAATTCTCCCTCTTTCGAAAACGATCCCGTCATGGAGTTCTTCACCACCTCCGGGAAGAACCTCGCCGCTGCGGAAAAAGCCGCGGGAGTCCAGCATCATATCGCCCTCTCCGTCGTCGGCACCGACCGGCTTCAGACGAATGGCTACTTCCGGGCAAAGCTTGTTCAGGAAAACCTCATCAAGGAATCCGGTATTCCTTACACCATCATCCGCGCCACGCAATTCCATGAATTCGTGGACTCGATCGCATACGCCGCCACCGTCGACGGCCGTGTGCGACTTTCCCCGTCGCTCTTCCAACCGATCGCGGCCGATGACGTCGCCTCCGCCGTTGCAGAGGCTGCGGTGGCAGACCCGCTCAATGGCATTCGCGACATCGCAGGACCGGAAAAACTCAGTCTTTCCGGCCTGGTCCGCAAGCACCTCGCCGAAACCGGCGACACCCGCGAGGTGATCGACGATCCTTCAGCCGGCTATTTCGGTGCCCCGATCGATGACCAATCGCTCACCGCGGGCCCGGATGCATGGCTTGGATCGGTTCGTTTCGACGAATGGTTCCGCCAATCCGTCGCTACCAAGTGA
- a CDS encoding sialate O-acetylesterase, producing MASIEPMAMHRLVVLVLLFFGINTPSGAESALAKPPEKESFDIYLLMGQSNMVGRDTRGLSGQVDEPRVLAMDGEGAWRIARDPIHMKDSRIEPGVGPGISFALEMLKASPERSIGLVPCAVGGSPLKRWVKGGDLYEKALARAKASAKDGVIRGVLWLQGESDTEDEKNAASYEARLTGMFKDLRADLGSPDLPIVVGQLGEFLLQQPARFAHAETVRAAIRHMPEMLPRIGYADSAGLEHKGDQLHFSTAAEREFGQRFARAMTDLQSKVIGTSCELWREGKMPGKGSREPEGPRSPERTDAIRITNVSRPTLTLFQAPGEQKAPAVIVCPGGGYGYVVLDKEGSEVASWLNSKGITALVLKYRVPNNHMGALQDLQRALRLTRAKAAEWRIDPARVGVMGFSAGGHLAAWASTRFGEPAYERVDEVDGQNCRPDFAMLIYPAYLDDKQGGVSPDLDLKAEIPPTLIVHNEDDSSFITGSKIYHEALVAAKKPHEFLLYANGGHGYALRCTGEAKAWPEAASVWLAKQGVKP from the coding sequence ATGGCTTCGATAGAGCCGATGGCCATGCATCGCCTTGTTGTCCTCGTTCTCTTATTCTTCGGCATCAATACGCCTTCGGGCGCTGAATCCGCATTGGCCAAGCCACCGGAGAAGGAGTCTTTCGACATCTATCTGCTGATGGGGCAGTCGAATATGGTGGGTCGGGACACCCGAGGACTTTCCGGGCAGGTGGATGAACCTCGGGTCTTGGCCATGGATGGCGAAGGTGCATGGCGCATCGCCCGGGATCCGATCCACATGAAAGATAGCCGTATCGAGCCCGGAGTGGGGCCGGGTATTTCCTTCGCACTCGAAATGCTCAAGGCAAGTCCGGAGCGGAGCATCGGCCTGGTGCCTTGTGCGGTGGGCGGCTCGCCGTTGAAGCGCTGGGTAAAGGGCGGCGACCTCTATGAGAAGGCTCTCGCACGGGCAAAAGCATCGGCAAAGGACGGCGTGATCCGTGGGGTGCTTTGGCTTCAGGGTGAATCAGACACGGAGGATGAGAAGAATGCCGCGAGCTATGAGGCTCGCCTTACTGGCATGTTCAAGGATCTGCGTGCCGATCTCGGGTCGCCGGATCTGCCGATCGTGGTCGGGCAATTGGGTGAGTTCCTTTTGCAGCAGCCGGCCCGCTTCGCCCATGCCGAAACGGTCCGCGCTGCGATCCGGCATATGCCAGAGATGCTGCCAAGGATTGGATATGCGGATTCGGCGGGCTTGGAACACAAGGGCGACCAACTGCATTTCAGTACCGCGGCGGAGAGAGAGTTTGGGCAGCGTTTTGCCCGGGCGATGACGGACTTGCAATCCAAGGTGATAGGGACGTCCTGCGAGCTCTGGCGAGAAGGAAAAATGCCGGGCAAGGGAAGCCGTGAGCCGGAAGGACCGCGCTCTCCGGAGCGCACGGATGCGATCCGCATCACCAATGTCAGCCGTCCGACGCTGACCTTGTTCCAAGCACCGGGGGAGCAGAAAGCACCGGCAGTGATCGTTTGCCCCGGTGGCGGCTATGGCTACGTGGTCCTGGACAAGGAAGGCAGCGAGGTCGCATCTTGGCTGAACTCGAAGGGAATTACCGCGCTGGTGCTCAAGTATCGCGTGCCGAACAACCACATGGGAGCGCTGCAGGACCTCCAGCGAGCCCTCAGGCTGACCCGGGCGAAAGCGGCGGAATGGAGAATCGATCCGGCAAGGGTTGGCGTGATGGGATTCTCCGCGGGCGGTCATCTGGCAGCCTGGGCAAGCACGCGGTTTGGAGAGCCCGCTTATGAGCGGGTCGATGAGGTGGATGGACAAAATTGTCGTCCGGATTTTGCGATGCTGATTTATCCTGCATACCTCGACGACAAGCAGGGTGGCGTTTCACCGGATTTGGATCTGAAGGCGGAAATTCCGCCGACGCTGATCGTTCACAATGAAGACGACAGCAGTTTCATCACGGGCTCCAAGATCTACCACGAGGCTCTGGTGGCGGCGAAAAAGCCGCATGAATTCCTCCTTTATGCCAACGGCGGCCATGGCTACGCGCTGCGGTGCACCGGTGAAGCGAAGGCCTGGCCGGAGGCGGCCAGCGTTTGGCTGGCGAAACAGGGTGTGAAACCCTAG
- a CDS encoding cupin domain-containing protein, with protein sequence MKTTLTVLISALSLALYSAPVSAEEEPVAITEIFKRDHPDQADKDILVKRIVLQPGASAPPHVHPGMVTGYVQSGSLEFQLKDGPLLKLKAGDTFFEPAGSHHILAKSTETEKETIIIAFVINPKGAPLSTPLDGNGKH encoded by the coding sequence ATGAAAACTACATTAACCGTGCTCATCTCCGCCCTCTCCCTGGCCCTCTATAGCGCCCCCGTCTCCGCCGAGGAAGAACCCGTCGCCATCACCGAGATCTTCAAGCGTGATCACCCCGATCAGGCGGACAAGGACATCCTCGTGAAGCGCATCGTTCTCCAGCCTGGGGCCTCCGCCCCGCCGCACGTGCATCCTGGCATGGTCACCGGCTACGTCCAAAGCGGCAGCTTGGAGTTTCAGTTAAAAGATGGCCCCCTGCTCAAGCTGAAGGCCGGTGATACCTTCTTCGAGCCCGCCGGAAGCCATCATATCCTGGCGAAGAGCACCGAGACCGAGAAGGAAACGATCATCATCGCCTTCGTCATCAATCCGAAGGGCGCGCCGCTTTCCACACCGCTCGACGGAAACGGCAAACACTAA
- a CDS encoding PQQ-dependent sugar dehydrogenase, whose amino-acid sequence MTSLLLLCGASAFASAEVSPRFELVPAYPNLTFDDNASAAAVIPDGSGRVAVALQRGQIRLLSEDRDASSAPMFLDLRDKLREETEFEEGLHGIAFHPQFKKNGRFYVCYTQRGPRRTVLSEFMISRDAVQADRRSERVLLEYPHPLGNHWGGGIVFGRDGYLYLGIGDGGLRDDPYRLGQNLWSLHGKILRLDVDRRSEGLAYGIPADNPFTDKQEIRPEIWAIGFRNPWGMSFDRKTGTLWTGDVGQETWEEVNLVKRGANYGWSEMEGPERLASRASSPTDEDAFVKPIHAYGRESGISVTGGFVYRGSRLPSLEGQYLFGDWGMGRLWSLKWDRQAETEESSLLYERPVDGEGFNPTVIAPDAGGEPLFFSHYPSMIFTLREPERLASTVPDDEQIDEVIPEPEVVPIPPDDSPEDPDTSSTQGFVAERMLACAPYSNR is encoded by the coding sequence GTGACCTCCCTTCTACTGCTCTGTGGTGCGAGTGCTTTCGCTTCGGCGGAAGTTTCTCCGCGTTTCGAACTGGTCCCAGCCTATCCGAATCTCACCTTCGACGACAACGCTTCCGCTGCCGCGGTGATACCCGATGGCAGCGGACGTGTGGCGGTGGCGCTGCAACGTGGACAGATCCGCCTCTTGTCCGAGGATCGCGACGCATCGTCCGCTCCGATGTTCCTTGATCTGCGGGACAAGCTTCGTGAGGAGACCGAGTTTGAGGAAGGTCTGCATGGCATCGCCTTCCACCCGCAGTTCAAGAAGAACGGCCGCTTCTATGTGTGCTATACGCAGCGCGGACCACGACGGACGGTCCTGAGCGAATTCATGATCTCACGGGATGCTGTCCAAGCGGATCGCCGCTCGGAGCGGGTACTTCTCGAGTATCCGCACCCGCTGGGCAATCATTGGGGCGGAGGTATTGTGTTCGGACGCGATGGGTATCTCTATCTGGGCATCGGGGATGGCGGCCTGCGCGATGACCCGTACCGCCTTGGGCAGAACCTGTGGTCGCTCCATGGAAAAATCCTGCGCCTTGATGTGGACCGCCGGAGTGAAGGATTGGCCTATGGTATCCCGGCGGATAATCCTTTTACGGACAAGCAGGAGATCCGCCCGGAGATCTGGGCGATTGGTTTCCGCAATCCTTGGGGCATGTCCTTTGATCGTAAGACGGGTACCCTGTGGACCGGCGATGTCGGGCAGGAGACCTGGGAAGAAGTCAATCTAGTGAAGCGCGGGGCGAACTATGGATGGAGCGAGATGGAAGGTCCGGAACGCCTGGCTTCGCGCGCGTCGTCGCCGACAGACGAGGATGCCTTCGTGAAGCCGATTCATGCGTATGGCCGTGAAAGCGGGATCAGTGTCACCGGCGGCTTTGTCTATCGAGGCAGCCGCTTGCCGTCGCTGGAGGGGCAGTACCTCTTTGGCGATTGGGGCATGGGACGCCTTTGGTCGCTCAAGTGGGATCGCCAGGCTGAGACCGAGGAGTCCTCATTGCTCTATGAAAGGCCTGTGGACGGCGAGGGCTTCAACCCGACCGTCATCGCTCCGGATGCAGGTGGGGAGCCACTGTTCTTCTCCCACTACCCTTCGATGATCTTCACCCTGAGGGAGCCGGAGCGGCTGGCGAGCACGGTGCCGGATGACGAGCAGATCGACGAGGTGATCCCGGAGCCGGAGGTGGTGCCGATCCCTCCGGATGATTCCCCGGAGGACCCCGATACCTCGTCCACGCAAGGCTTCGTCGCGGAGCGGATGTTGGCCTGCGCCCCCTACTCGAATAGGTAG
- a CDS encoding DoxX family protein, whose protein sequence is MKKDLLPPPLVAWTLRLALATAFLSAVADRFGLWGPPGGKDIAWGAWQPFVDYTGVLLVALPKALIPAAAIMATVAEVVLGLWLLTGWKSRWAALGSTALLLSFAIAMVLSLGVKAPLNYSVFSAMAAAMALATLSES, encoded by the coding sequence ATGAAGAAGGACCTGCTACCGCCCCCTCTTGTTGCCTGGACCTTGCGGCTCGCCCTCGCCACCGCGTTCCTATCCGCCGTGGCAGACCGCTTCGGCCTCTGGGGACCGCCAGGTGGTAAGGACATCGCTTGGGGGGCGTGGCAGCCCTTCGTTGACTACACCGGTGTCCTGCTCGTCGCACTCCCGAAAGCCCTCATTCCGGCTGCGGCGATCATGGCTACGGTCGCGGAAGTGGTGCTCGGCCTCTGGCTGCTCACCGGCTGGAAAAGCCGGTGGGCCGCACTAGGCAGCACGGCATTGCTGCTCTCCTTCGCCATCGCCATGGTGCTTTCACTGGGCGTCAAGGCACCGCTGAACTACTCCGTCTTCAGCGCCATGGCCGCAGCGATGGCGCTCGCGACGCTTTCGGAAAGTTGA